The Panicum hallii strain FIL2 chromosome 9, PHallii_v3.1, whole genome shotgun sequence genome has a window encoding:
- the LOC112877253 gene encoding cysteine proteinase inhibitor 8-like, whose amino-acid sequence MSLLIPPRHPRLISARPVVKFQRPCFDPTRPPHRRSQTKTTQTMSKRALRLAALLLAAVAVAATPAAVAARVGPPLAGGWSPIKDVSDPHIQELGGWAVAEHARLANDGLRFGEVTGGEQQVVAGMNYKLVLDATDADGAVAAYGAFVYEQAWTNTRELMSFAPASR is encoded by the coding sequence ATGTCCTTGCTGATCCCGCCACGTCATCCTCGTCTGATTTCGGCTCGTCCCGTAGTTAAATTCCAGCGCCCCTGCTTCGACCCGACACGTCCTCCCCATCGCAGGTcacaaaccaaaaccacccaaaCCATGTCCAAGAGAGCTCTCCGCCTGGCCGCGCTgctgctcgccgccgtcgcggtCGCCGCCACACCGGCCGCGGTGGCGGCACGCGtggggccgccgctcgccggcgggtgGAGCCCGATCAAGGACGTGAGCGACCCGCACATCCAGGAGCTCGGCGGCTGGGCGGTGGCGGAGCACGCCAGGCTGGCTAACGACGGGCTGCGGTTCGGCGAGGTGACGGGCGGCGAGCAGCAGGTGGTGGCCGGGATGAACTACAAGCTCGTCCTCGACGCGACGGACGCCGACGGGGCGGTCGCGGCGTACGGGGCGTTCGTGTACGAGCAGGCGTGGACCAACACCCGCGAGCTCATGTCCTTCGCGCCGGCGAGCCGCTGA
- the LOC112878342 gene encoding thymidine kinase-like, whose amino-acid sequence MCSIFAMRSLLAAAAAASAPTVLRAGAFPPRPPLLSLPFRRGHAAGNMLGTARSVPAAAQSRIGGGGSAIEARAVQSGEIHVIVGPMFAGKTTALLRRVQAEAGSGRTVALIKSDKDNRYGLDSVVTHDGTKMACWALSELSSFHEKLGIEAYDKVDVIGIDEAQFFDDLYDFCCKAVDRDGKIVVVAGLDGDYKRKKFGSVLDIVPLADSVTKLTARCELCGRRAFFTLRKTQETKTELIGGADVYMPVCRQHYMDGQVVIEATRIVLDLGRSTVTAQALK is encoded by the exons ATGTGCTCCATTTTCGCGATGAGATCCCTCctagctgctgccgctgccgcctcggCCCCCACCGTCCTCCGCGCCGGCGCTTTCCCACCGCGGCCGCCACTCCTGTCTCTACCTTTCCGCCGGGGTCACGCCGCCGGAAACATGCTGGGCACGGCGAGGTCAGTCCCTGCGGCGGCCCAGTCGcgaatcggcggcggcggctcggcgatAGAGGCCCGGGCGGTCCAGTCCGGCGAGATCCATGTCATCGTTGGCCCCATGTTCGCCGGCAAGACCACCGCGCTCCTCCGCCGGGTTCAGGCCGAGGCCGGCAGTGGAAG GACTGTGGCGCTCATAAAGTCTGACAAAGACAACCGCTATGGATTGGATTCTGTTGTCACTCATGACGGTACAAAGATGGCATGCTGGGCCTTATCAGAGCTGTCAAGTTTCCATGAAAAATTAGGAATTGAGGCCTACGATAAG GTAGATGTTATAGGTATTGATGAAGCCCAGTTCTTTGATGATCTTTACGATTTCTGCTGTAAAGCTGTGGACCGTGATGGAAAAATTGTAGTTGTTGCAGGGCTAGATGGTGACTACAAAAG GAAAAAGTTTGGCTCAGTTCTGGATATTGTTCCTCTGGCTGACTCAGTCACCAAGCTAACAGCACGGTGTGAGCTGTGTGGCCGCCGGGCATTCTTCACATTGAGGAAGACACAGGAAACTAAGACTGAACTAATTGGAGGAGCTGATGTTTATATGCCCGTGTGTAGACAACACTACATGGATGGGCAGGTTGTTATAGAGGCCACAAGGATTGTACTGGACCTTGGCAGATCCACCGTGACAGCGCAAGCTCTGAAATAG
- the LOC112873228 gene encoding cysteine proteinase inhibitor 8-like, whose amino-acid sequence MKAISSSLLIAAAAAAVIALCSVAPAAAAREAPAPIIVGGWRPIKDVNDPHVQELGGWAVSEHVRQANDGLRFVKVVSGDEQVVSGMNYMLLIEATSGAAGKSATYGAAVYEQEWTKTRRLLAFEAAN is encoded by the coding sequence ATGAAGGCCATCAGCTCCTCCCTgctcatcgccgccgccgctgctgcagTAATCGCGCTGTGCTCCGTCGCCCCCGCTGCAGCGGCGCGCGAGGCGCCGGCGCCGATAATCGTCGGCGGGTGGAGGCCGATCAAGGACGTGAACGACCCCCACGTCCAGGAGCTGGGCGGGTGGGCGGTGTCGGAGCACGTCAGGCAGGCCAACGACGGGCTGCGCTTTGTCAAGGTGGTGAGCGGCGACGAGCAGGTCGTGTCCGGGATGAACTACATGCTGCTGATCGAGGCGACCAGCGGCGCCGCCGGGAAGAGCGCGACGTACGGGGCGGCGGTGTACGAGCAGGAGTGGACCAAGACCCGGCGGCTGCTGGCGTTCGAGGCGGCGAACTGA
- the LOC112873229 gene encoding cysteine proteinase inhibitor 8-like, with the protein MSVRALLAAILLAAAAAAAAPAAATRAPRCGWSPVSDVSEPHIQELGSWAVAEYARRANGGLRFGKVTSAQEQVVDGVNYKLFLDAADASGGVADYGAVVYEQERTNTRELTSFARAPAK; encoded by the coding sequence ATGTCCGTGAGAGCTCTCCTAGCTGCgatcctgctcgccgccgcagccgccgccgcggcgccggcagCGGCGACGCGCGCACCCCGTTGCGGGTGGAGCCCCGTCAGTGACGTGAGCGAACCCCACATCCAGGAGCTCGGGAGCTGGGCGGTGGCGGAGTACGCCAGACGGGCGAACGGCGGCCTGCGGTTCGGCAAGGTGACGAGCGCCCAGGAGCAGGTCGTGGACGGGGTGAACTACAAGCTCTTCCTCGACGCGGCCGACGCCAGCGGGGGCGTGGCGGACTACGGGGCGGTCGTGTACGAGCAGGAGCGGACCAACACCCGCGAGCTCACGTCCTTCGCGCGCGCGCCGGCCAAATGA
- the LOC112876549 gene encoding cysteine proteinase inhibitor 8-like gives MARPLLPLLLLLAALAAAAAFAVPARAALGGGGGGTGPRVGGWSAIPDVSDPRIQELGEWALGQAKRARLAGEGLRFRRVVRGEQQVVAGMNYRLYVDAADAAGRSAPYVAVVYEQGWTSTRELASFNKAPRAH, from the coding sequence ATGGCCAgacccctcctccccctcctcctcctcctcgccgccctcgccgcagccgccgccttcgccgtccCCGCCCGCGCGGCGCTGggcgggggtggcggcggcacCGGCCCGCGGGTGGGCGGGTGGAGCGCGATCCCGGACGTGAGCGACCCGCGCATCCAGGAGCTCGGCGAGTGGGCGCTGGGGCAGGCGAAGCGGGCGCGGCTGGCCGGCGAGGGGCTGCGGTTCCGCCGCGTGGTGCGCGGGGAGCAGCAGGTGGTGGCCGGGATGAACTACCGCCTCTACGTCGACGCCGCGGACGCCGCGGGGCGGAGCGCGCCCTACGTCGCCGTCGTGTACGAGCAGGGCTGGACCAGCACCCGCGAGCTCGCCTCCTTCAACAAGGCGCCCCGCGCGCACTGA
- the LOC112873227 gene encoding putative UPF0481 protein At3g02645, translating to MTTCPILPFDETRWIIRIRRIFDEEIELGEDQPICVFDVPKPLLCTRPEAYIPQLVALGPYHHCREELGDMERYKLSAAKRAQSHLPATDFQQLVAVFTKLEHLIRAHYHRHLNLSNETLGWMMAIDVSFLLEFLQTFSKNSSQRALQRIPSRMSHLVDPSRRTSSHSMLLRDMVMLENQVPLFLLLKALETRGSSAQPVLSSMMTGFFQEVSTFRGIGCPCTDVNRHAHLLDFLYSNMVPGCTEESHGATGEAGDESRHRHDRRKRTLNSAMELLVRRGSKIMSVVIDFMLRFLLKFIASLPCLSILGEPIEQLTQQASEPRGASGAQNKDTSPLLEEIAVPSVAELAYTGVRFCPTVGDLSMIDFCPATATLHLPVIGVDINSEVVLRNLVAYEASVAAGPLVLARYVELMNGIIDTEEDARVLRECGVILNHLNSDQEVAELWNGMTRSVRLTRVPALDKVIDDLNRHHGGCWKVRVRTFVRAHVLGSRELLACVAVVLLVLFIGLQAFCVVRGCVPVSYGMASRKIGA from the exons ATGACGACATGTCCAATACTCCCATTTGATGAGACACGGTGGATCATCCGAATTCGCCGGATTTTCGATGAGGAGATCGAGCTCGGTGAGGACCAGCCAATCTGCGTATTTGACGTCCCCAAGCCTCTGCTGTGTACTAGACCTGAAGCTTACATCCCTCAATTGGTGGCCCTTGGCCCTTACCACCATTGCCGCGAAGAACTGGGTGACATGGAGAGGTACAAGCTCTCGGCGGCGAAGAGAGCCCAGAGCCACCTCCCAGCCACGGATTTTCAACAGCTTGTCGCCGTCTTCACGAAACTAGAGCACCTGATTCGTGCTCACTACCACAG GCATCTCAATCTGAGCAACGAGACGCTAGGATGGATGATGGCGATCGACGTGTCCTTCCTTCTCGAGTTCCTGCAGACTTTCAGCAAGAACAGCAGCCAGAGGGCACTGCAGAGGATCCCGTCCAGGATGTCGCATCTGGTCGATCCCTCTCGCAGGACATCCTCGCACAGCATGCTGCTACGGGACATGGTGATGCTAGAGAACCAGGTCCCTCTCTTTCTGCTCCTGAAGGCGCTCGAGACCCGGGGCTCGTCGGCGCAGCCCGTGCTGAGCTCCATGATGACCGGGTTCTTCCAGGAGGTATCCACGTTCAGAGGAATTGGCTGTCCGTGCACCGACGTCAACCGGCACGCCCACCTGCTGGATTTCCTGTACTCTAACATGGTGCCTGGGTGTACTGAAGAATCCCATGGCGCTACGGGGGAAGCCGGAGACGAGTCACGCCACAGACATGATCGCAGGAAGAGGACACTGAACTCAGCCATGGAGTTGCTTGTCAGGCGCGGTTCAAAGATCATGTCCGTGGTGATAGATTTCATGCTGAGGTTTCTGCTAAAGTTTATAGCTAGCCTTCCTTGCCTCTCAATACTCGGAGAGCCCATCGAGCAGCTGACGCAGCAAGCGTCCGAACCAAGAGGCGCATCAGGTGCTCAGAACAAGGACACATCTCCCCTGCTTGAAGAGATCGCAGTGCCATCTGTCGCGGAGCTAGCGTACACCGGCGTTAGGTTCTGCCCAACGGTCGGCGACCTCTCCATGATCGACTTCtgcccggcgacggcgacgctgCACCTGCCGGTGATCGGCGTCGATATCAACAGCGAGGTCGTCCTGCGGAACCTGGTGGCGTACGAGGCGTCGGTGGCCGCCGGGCCGCTGGTCCTGGCGCGCTACGTGGAGCTGATGAACGGGATCATCGACACCGAGGAGGACGCCCGGGTGCTGAGGGAGTGCGGCGTCATCCTGAACCACCTCAACAGCGACCAGGAGGTGGCCGAGCTGTGGAACGGCATGACGAGGTCGGTGAGGCTGACGAGGGTGCCGGCGCTGGACAAGGTGATCGACGACCTGAACAGGCACCACGGCGGCTGCTGGAAGGTGAGGGTCAGGACGTTCGTGAGGGCGCACGTCCTCGGATCGAGGGAGCTGCTCGCCTGCGTCGCCGTGGTTCTGCTGGTGCTCTTCATCGGACTCCAGGCGTTCTGCGTCGTTCGTGGCTGCGTCCCTGTCTCGTACGGGATGGCCAGCAGAAAAATCGGTGCCTGA